A stretch of DNA from Helicobacter sp. 12S02232-10:
TCAAATCGATCCAAAATCCCAACGATTTTATTTTGGACTTCTATGGATGGGATGGGGATTTCAAATGCATTTAACATCGGTCTTCTTATAGATAAAACAGAACCCTGAAACATTGTTTTTCTAATGTAAGATAAAAATGCTGACTTCATATAATAAAAGAAAAATTTCGGTATCACATTCACATTATCTATACGAATCCGGTAAGCCCTTTGATGCAAGGCATATTTTCCTTCCACGTAATGAAATACCTTACCGACATCACCATCTCCTGCAATAATAATTGCAGTTTCGTCAAACTCATATTCATTTTTTCTACGGACTTCAGGCGAACGTACAAAAAACGGATATTTACCTTCTTTTAATGCTTCATTGGTATTGCTGCTACCAGTGCCAATGGTTGCAATCTCCCCTAAGCTAATTAACTCATACCCCCCCCCCTCATCTCATTTA
This window harbors:
- a CDS encoding restriction endonuclease subunit S, giving the protein MSLGEIATIGTGSSNTNEALKEGKYPFFVRSPEVRRKNEYEFDETAIIIAGDGDVGKVFHYVEGKYALHQRAYRIRIDNVNVIPKFFFYYMKSAFLSYIRKTMFQGSVLSIRRPMLNAFEIPIPSIEVQNKIVGILDRFDALCNDLCIGLPAEINARQKQYEYYRDQLLAFKKND